Below is a window of Bremerella alba DNA.
GACGTCCGGCGATGTTGATCAGGGTGGAATCACTCAGTTGGCGTTCTAAACTTTGCTGAACTAGAAATTGCCCCAGAATGGTAAGCAGGGCAACAGCACTCAGCGCAAGCACATACAGAATGGTTAATCGATTCGCGGAAGACCTTGCAGTGGGAATGCCTTTTCCCGGATCGGTCATGGGATTAAACCGTGCTCACGAACTCTTCGATCGCCAGCCCAAGGTAGTGGATCTTCTTACGGAGACTAGTACGTGTTATACCCAGCATACGGGCAGCCTTGGCCTGATTACCAGATGTCTTCCGAAGAATAATGGTCAGGACGTGACGTTCCATCTCCATGACCGAATCGGCATAGAGGTCGTTTGACCCGGCCTCCATCTTCTCCATGATGAAATCCTCCCAGTCACATACATGAGAAGAAAGCATCTTTGTTTCTAAACTGTCGTCTTTTCGGTGCATATCTCGCAAGGCATTCCGCAGATAATCGCCCGCAATTACGGTTCCCCGCGATTCGATCAGTGCTCGGCGAAGTACGCTGCGAAGTTCTGCAACATTGCCTGGCCAAGGGTAATCAGACAACAATCTCAAGGCTTCCGGAGATGTGCGGACCGCCCCAGACTGGGCAATTCGTTCTACACGACAAAACTGCCCTACGAAATGATCTACTAACTTAGGCAAGTCGGCACCACGTTCGCGAAGTGGTGGAATGCGAATCAAGAAGGCGCTGAGCAGGTAGAACAAGTCATGTCGGATCACCCCTTCGGCCGTAAGTCGTTCGGCATTTCTGCTGGAAGTGAAGAGGAGCGTTGTATTCACCTGAACCGGATCGTGGCCGCCAACCCGCTCGAAGGTCTTGTCTTGGATAAACCGTACCAGCTTGCTTTGTAGCGCCTGCGGAATCGCAGAGACCTCTTCCAGCAAGACGGTCCCGCCATGGCATTGTTCAATCTTGCCGATACGGCGTTCGGTGGATCCGGCCAACACACTGGCCTCGTGCCCGAACAGCTCGCTTTCCAGCCACTCGGCGTTGAAGTCGCTGCAAACGACTTTCACAAAGGGACGATCTTTGCGTCGCCCATGCTGGTAAATCGCTCGTGCCACCAGTTCTTTCCCGGTTCCAATCTCCCCTTCAATTAGTACGGGGACATCGTGCGCCGCAGCTCGCCCGATGGCTTTGTAAACTTCCTGCATTTCCGGGCACTGACCAATCAGATGATCTGCGCCGTCGATCATCGGATCGACCTGCGATGGCAGTTGCACCGGCATCAACATTAATCGGCGGCTCTCGAGTGCCTGCTGGGTCTTTTCAAACACCTTTTCGAGTTGCAGCGGTTTAGCAAGGAAGTCGAATGCGCCTTGCCTCATGGCCTCGATGGCCAAATCGCTCGAATTGCGTGCCGTGACAAAAAGAACCGGCAGTCTGGCATCGATTCGATTGATCCGTCCAAGGATCTGCAGACCTTCTCCGTCGGGAAGCAAATGGTCGAGAATGAGCACGTCAGGCCGAAACTGCACAAGCTGTTGCAGCCCGGTAGTCCCTGTTTCCGCATGCTGGACACGAATATCTTCCTGGCTCAACGCCGTGCTAACTACTGTCGCTACGTTGGGATCGTCATCAATCACCAAGACGCGGCGTTCACGTTTCGTCCCGAGATAATTTTGCGTTGTCAATTTGGTGCAGTATCAAAGAAAACAGAGAGGTTCCGCCCGTCCAACCCAGCAGATGGAATCAATGCATGCAACTGATGTACCAGCGGCCTTGGTGATCACCGCACCTACGCCACATCTACATACTGAGACACAACTTACGAAACCAACATTTAAAATGCACGCGTATAATTTTCCGCAGTGCCTAATTTGTTACGTGATACGTGCGCTCTTTTTAGGCACGAAAAAAGGGATGGCGATCGTGTCGCCATCCCTTGTAGGTATCGTCTTCGATTTCACAGTGATTCTTTAAAACCGCAGGCTGTACTGGGTCCAGAAGAAGTCAGCGTCTCCATCATACACGGCCGGGTTCAGGGCGTTCTGATCCTGGAAGTAGGTGCCGGTGAAGAAGTGCGAGTAACCAAAGATAATGTCCGAACGTGGCGTCAGTTGGCACTTGGCTAGGAAGTCAATTTCCTGACCCAAGTAACGCGATCCATCAGGAGTCGTGTTCGGATACGGATTGTTGGTCACCGTGTAAGGGACGTCATCCGAATCTTGTCGATTGAAGAGATGGTACCAGGCAATCAATGTCCACGCATCACAAGGCTTGGCCGTCAACTGAACATTGAAATCTTCGATATTGTTCCGGGCAAACAAGTCCATCCAGCCCAAGTAAGCGTGCCCCAGTGGGAACAATTGATTGAAGCCGTTGCTTGGGATCGCGTCGCCGGATGCCCAGTCGTAATAGACCATGACTTTAGGCTTCCAGCCCATTTCCTGAAACTGATGACCAAACCCGATGGTGAAGAACCCAGCATTGTGGTTGGCACCCTGGTATTCGCCCGTTTGGTAGCCACCTTCCAGGTCGTAAATGATTGAGTGCTTCTCGCCATTGACCCGGCTACCAAAGGTTTGATAACGAAACGGAGCAGCGTTGTTTTCGTATCCCAACCAGTACAGATCGACCGTACCAAGTTCACTCTTTTTGTAGGTCGTCCATAGGCCGTAGAACGATTGGTCCTGGTTTTCCGAGTCCCAGTCGTGCAAGTCTTTCTTCAGCGGACGAGTCAGGAAACCGTCGATATCTAAAGCATCGCTACGGTAGTAGGCCTTGAAACCGTCGAAACGGCGACGAATGTTCGACCAGTCCAAAGGCGAAACGAGTCGCTGGCTGCCGTACAGCAATTCCTGTCGACCAACGCGGCCATACCAGGCTCCGTCACAGGTGTCCCACAACTTCCCATCAATAAAGAAGTTGTTCATTTCCCAATAGTTTTCATCAATCGGACGCGGTGGAGCCGACTCGAATTCACTGACGCCATGCAGCATTTCCGCATAAACGCGTAGGTTTTCCGTGACTTCGTAATTCGCATACAAACGCAAACGATGCAGCAAAAAGTCGTCATCAACGCCGTTGAGATACGGCTTCATGTTTTGTTCGTGATGGTATCGCGCACGATATTCACCGCCAATATCGAGAACGCCGCAATCGCCCACGCACATCCGCTTTAGGTCTTCGCCCAGCAGGCAACCGTCGTAGCAAGGATCGCACAGATAGGTGAAGTCGTTGTCAAAATAAAGCGGTTTGTAGGCACTTGCCGCCTTCTTGTTTAACTCGGCAACCTTCTTGGGGTCGCAACAGGCTTCGCCTGAGGTTTCCATCGTTGCCGATTCGGCATACTCGACGTTAGAAGTGCTCGTGGTAGTCGGTACCGCCAGAATCATGTCCGAAGGCGAAACTGGCTCGTCAGCGAGACGCGTCACCGGAGCATTCTCAAGAAGCGCCGATTGCGGCGGTACAAACTCTTGCGCTTGAAGCGCTAATGGTGTAGCCCCACCAAGACAAACTGCCAGGGCAGCCAGCCATGAGGTCATGGAATGGGTCATGGGTCGTTGTTCCTTCAACGAATGGTCTTTCCGCAGGTCAGTCCGTTTAGTGGGGTATTGCACATTTCGTCCTTGGTGCTTGCGGTTCTACAGGGGATTTAGGAAGGATGCCGCAAATACGTCCTTTGATGGTTCGATTGGACAAGCATTGTCCGCAAGTGGTGCCAGAATGCTCGCGCGCAGCGTGAGCGAGCGCAATTAATGCGCTACACGGTTGCTGCATTTGCTGCCTGGGGTTGCAGGCAGGCGCGATCAAATCCTTTCCTCCTACTGAACACACTCAGAACGTAACCCTTTACACATAAGTGTGTTACGGAGTGATCACGTTCGTTTGGCACACCCATTGCGATTACATCGAGTGCCGCGTCAGTTTGGGTGAAATGCGCATCAATGCCGCTCATTGCACCGTTGTTGAAATCATCGCCCCCTCCGTTACACCGAATCACTTGCAGGAATCGAGCATGAACAGGACCGGACTTTGGAATCGCCACGCACTGGCAGCAGGAATGCTAGCAGCCATCTTGTTAGCAGGCTGCTCGCAGTCAAAACCAACCGGCCCAAGCCTGGACGAACTTGATCTAAGCTCTTTAGCCGCCACCGTTGACGCCGAGGGAAGTAAGGCCGCCCAGCAGCCCAACGCAGCCACGACCGAAGTCGTCACCACGCTTGCCGCACCCGAAAAGAACAACTTGAAGCTGGGCTTTATCAAGTTGACCGATTGTGCCCCGCTGGTCATCGCCAAGGAGAAAGGCTTCTTCGCCGACGAAGGACTGCAGGTCGATGTTGAAGCTCAGCCAAACTGGAAAACCCTGCTCGATCGCGTGATAAATGGTGAGCTGGACGGAGCCCACATGCTGTCGGGACAACCGATTGCCGCGACGATCGGTATCGGGACCGAGGCCCACATCATTACCGCGTTCACCATGGACTTGAACGGGAATGGGATCACCGTCTCGAACAACATCTGGCAGAAGATGCAGGAGAACGATCCGAAACTGAAGAGCCCTACCCCGCCCCATCCGATTACGGCCGATTCGCTTCGTCCGGTGGTCGACGAGTACAAAGCAGGCGGAACGCCTCTAAAGATGGGCATGGTCTTCCCCGTTTCCACGCACAACTACGAACTACGTTACTGGCTCGCCGCGTCCGGCATTCACCCCGGCATGTACACCGAGAACGACACCGTCGGTGAAACCAACGCCGACGTACTGCTTTCAGTTACGCCGCCGCCGATGATGCCCACCGTAATGGAAGCCGGCAATATCCAAGGCTACTGCGTCGGTGAACCCTGGAACCAGCAAGCCGTCGCCAAGGGGATCGGTGTTCCGGTTACTACCAACTACGACGTCTGGAAAAACAACCCCGAAAAAGTGTTCGGCGTTACCAAACGCTGGAACGATGAAAACCCCAACACGCACGTTGCGGTCGTCAAAGCATTGATTCGCGCTGGCAAGTGGCTCGACGAAACGGACGACAGCGGCAAGCTGGTCAATCGGGAAGAGGCCTGTCGTATTCTGGCCAAACCGAACTACGTGGGGGCCGACTACGAAGTCATCAAAAACTCGATGACCGGTTTCTTCTACTTCCAGAAGTCGGACAAGCGACCGATGCCTGACTTCAATGTCTTTTTCAAATACCACTGCACCTACCCCTGGTATAGCGACGGCGTGTGGTTCCTGACTCAGATGCGACGCTGGGGACAGATCAGCGAACCCAAATCAGACCAGTGGTACGACGAAA
It encodes the following:
- a CDS encoding CmpA/NrtA family ABC transporter substrate-binding protein codes for the protein MNRTGLWNRHALAAGMLAAILLAGCSQSKPTGPSLDELDLSSLAATVDAEGSKAAQQPNAATTEVVTTLAAPEKNNLKLGFIKLTDCAPLVIAKEKGFFADEGLQVDVEAQPNWKTLLDRVINGELDGAHMLSGQPIAATIGIGTEAHIITAFTMDLNGNGITVSNNIWQKMQENDPKLKSPTPPHPITADSLRPVVDEYKAGGTPLKMGMVFPVSTHNYELRYWLAASGIHPGMYTENDTVGETNADVLLSVTPPPMMPTVMEAGNIQGYCVGEPWNQQAVAKGIGVPVTTNYDVWKNNPEKVFGVTKRWNDENPNTHVAVVKALIRAGKWLDETDDSGKLVNREEACRILAKPNYVGADYEVIKNSMTGFFYFQKSDKRPMPDFNVFFKYHCTYPWYSDGVWFLTQMRRWGQISEPKSDQWYDETAKKIYRPDIYRKAAETLIAAGELTEEQVPAKDTDGYKPPTEKGDFIDGVVYDGHDPTGYLNAHSIGNKDN
- a CDS encoding sigma-54-dependent transcriptional regulator, yielding MTTQNYLGTKRERRVLVIDDDPNVATVVSTALSQEDIRVQHAETGTTGLQQLVQFRPDVLILDHLLPDGEGLQILGRINRIDARLPVLFVTARNSSDLAIEAMRQGAFDFLAKPLQLEKVFEKTQQALESRRLMLMPVQLPSQVDPMIDGADHLIGQCPEMQEVYKAIGRAAAHDVPVLIEGEIGTGKELVARAIYQHGRRKDRPFVKVVCSDFNAEWLESELFGHEASVLAGSTERRIGKIEQCHGGTVLLEEVSAIPQALQSKLVRFIQDKTFERVGGHDPVQVNTTLLFTSSRNAERLTAEGVIRHDLFYLLSAFLIRIPPLRERGADLPKLVDHFVGQFCRVERIAQSGAVRTSPEALRLLSDYPWPGNVAELRSVLRRALIESRGTVIAGDYLRNALRDMHRKDDSLETKMLSSHVCDWEDFIMEKMEAGSNDLYADSVMEMERHVLTIILRKTSGNQAKAARMLGITRTSLRKKIHYLGLAIEEFVSTV
- a CDS encoding alginate export family protein, coding for MTHSMTSWLAALAVCLGGATPLALQAQEFVPPQSALLENAPVTRLADEPVSPSDMILAVPTTTSTSNVEYAESATMETSGEACCDPKKVAELNKKAASAYKPLYFDNDFTYLCDPCYDGCLLGEDLKRMCVGDCGVLDIGGEYRARYHHEQNMKPYLNGVDDDFLLHRLRLYANYEVTENLRVYAEMLHGVSEFESAPPRPIDENYWEMNNFFIDGKLWDTCDGAWYGRVGRQELLYGSQRLVSPLDWSNIRRRFDGFKAYYRSDALDIDGFLTRPLKKDLHDWDSENQDQSFYGLWTTYKKSELGTVDLYWLGYENNAAPFRYQTFGSRVNGEKHSIIYDLEGGYQTGEYQGANHNAGFFTIGFGHQFQEMGWKPKVMVYYDWASGDAIPSNGFNQLFPLGHAYLGWMDLFARNNIEDFNVQLTAKPCDAWTLIAWYHLFNRQDSDDVPYTVTNNPYPNTTPDGSRYLGQEIDFLAKCQLTPRSDIIFGYSHFFTGTYFQDQNALNPAVYDGDADFFWTQYSLRF